The Nocardioides humi genome includes a region encoding these proteins:
- a CDS encoding helix-turn-helix domain-containing protein, protein MMPTHDWTIPPTATGPVIEDRSVVLLYVHTGTATIETAGTVRRLAAGEAVWVPPGIPHRTRADAGAVVLPIFPRSDELPEALTTTRTITVPPTWARWLVQRHVDDCHLAHDVQDALPDTGTLLGMIARAPSSDDERWTGAEALRLPVSHAALSTARTLLRDPGTPMSLTSFAARESVSVKTLQRQFHRETGLAFADWRSRARVVAAARHLAAGRTVGWTGRHVGYATPAGFTKAFRRLVGLTPRAYAGRARERSSATRTAPDAVVGHVAALAAEAAPEPPAVAARRTWTRVNGEHVLLWMYCGEADVRVGSRDIRLRAGHALWLPAGVPNAVEGLAGSVAVPLGYSHTPVGLDVDDLSVLSFPPEAQDFLLHTSLVSYTLFQPARRRRSFVEELFRAQFIADRDTAATAGLTGAVGTVTRAMRRDPSDARSLLEWAAHLGTSPRELGREFLSQTGETFPRWRAQHRMDIARWLLCLGDPPGQVAKQLGYSSAAAFTNAFTTAHGMSPSEHQRREGDTSA, encoded by the coding sequence ATGATGCCGACGCACGACTGGACGATCCCGCCCACCGCCACCGGCCCCGTCATCGAGGACCGCTCGGTCGTGCTGCTGTACGTCCACACGGGCACGGCCACGATCGAGACGGCCGGAACGGTCCGTCGTCTCGCCGCGGGCGAGGCGGTCTGGGTGCCCCCCGGCATCCCGCACCGCACCCGGGCGGACGCCGGCGCGGTGGTCCTCCCGATCTTCCCCCGCTCCGACGAGCTGCCGGAGGCGCTGACGACGACCCGCACGATCACCGTCCCGCCCACGTGGGCCAGATGGCTGGTCCAGCGCCACGTCGACGACTGTCACCTCGCCCACGACGTCCAGGACGCCCTCCCCGACACGGGCACCCTGCTCGGGATGATCGCCCGCGCCCCCAGCTCCGACGACGAGCGGTGGACCGGCGCCGAGGCACTGCGGCTGCCGGTGTCCCACGCCGCACTGAGCACGGCGCGGACCCTGCTGAGGGACCCGGGCACGCCGATGTCGCTGACGTCGTTCGCCGCGAGGGAGAGCGTCAGCGTGAAGACGCTGCAGCGTCAGTTCCACCGCGAGACGGGCCTGGCGTTCGCCGACTGGCGCAGCCGGGCACGGGTCGTGGCCGCGGCACGCCATCTCGCGGCGGGGCGCACGGTCGGATGGACCGGCCGGCACGTGGGCTACGCGACCCCGGCCGGCTTCACCAAGGCGTTCCGCCGTCTGGTGGGCCTGACGCCGCGCGCGTACGCCGGTCGGGCGCGCGAGCGGTCATCCGCGACACGGACCGCCCCGGACGCCGTCGTCGGGCACGTCGCGGCCCTCGCCGCCGAGGCGGCGCCGGAGCCGCCGGCGGTCGCGGCCCGGCGTACCTGGACACGGGTCAACGGGGAGCACGTGCTGCTGTGGATGTACTGCGGCGAGGCGGACGTCCGGGTCGGCTCCCGCGACATCCGCCTGCGGGCCGGCCACGCCCTCTGGCTGCCCGCCGGCGTGCCGAACGCGGTGGAGGGGCTCGCCGGCTCCGTCGCGGTGCCCCTCGGGTACAGCCACACACCGGTCGGTCTCGACGTCGACGACCTGTCGGTCCTCTCCTTCCCGCCGGAGGCGCAGGACTTCCTCCTCCACACCTCGCTGGTCAGCTACACGCTCTTCCAGCCCGCGCGGAGGCGGCGGTCCTTCGTCGAGGAGCTGTTCCGGGCGCAGTTCATCGCCGACCGCGACACCGCGGCGACGGCCGGTCTCACCGGGGCCGTCGGCACCGTCACGCGCGCGATGCGACGCGACCCCAGCGACGCACGATCGCTCCTGGAGTGGGCGGCGCACCTGGGCACCAGCCCGCGCGAGCTGGGCCGGGAGTTCCTGAGCCAGACCGGGGAGACCTTCCCCCGCTGGCGTGCGCAGCACCGGATGGACATCGCCCGCTGGCTCCTGTGCCTGGGCGATCCTCCCGGCCAGGTCGCCAAGCAGCTCGGCTACTCCAGCGCCGCGGCGTTCACGAACGCCTTCACCACCGCTCATGGGATGTCGCCCAGCGAGCACCAGCGCCGAGAGGGCGACACGTCGGCCTAG